A genome region from Verrucomicrobiota bacterium includes the following:
- a CDS encoding dehydrogenase encodes MKSAVISTSAPTSPAPATCLALYEQMVLIRHFELAAQKQYKAGRMPGFIHLYVGEEAVAVGVCAHLRRDDWITSTHRGHGHAIAKGVDPKIVLAELYGKATGCCGGRGGSMHLYDPSVGLFGTNGFVGGGIPATVGVGLGAKVRKTDQVSVAFFGDGATNHGAFHESVNLATAQNAPVIFVCENNLYATATPLALATKNPEIASRAAAYGLPGIAVDGNDVLAVWEVTRQAVERARSGGGPTLIEAKTYRTVGHHEGDPLVGTYRQQDELDAWKNRCPILRFGKWLVAEGLATNEQLREIDDRVTKRIEAAVEFAESSPLPDAATANDHVWANPVNPPLPYATAAQPAPKTVEQSWLEAVRDGLAEEMRRDPNIIYLGEGIGERGGSFAHTKGLWKEFGAQRVIDTPICELGFTGAAIGASATGNRAVADLMFIDFLFEAASQVIQQAAKLRYMSNGQISVPMIVRASMGAIKNAGPHHSGTYYPIWAHIPGLIVVVPSNPADAKGLIKTALRCSDPVIFLEHKLLFGSKGQVPVGEHFVPFGQAEIVRSGKDLTIVTCGVLVHRSLEAATSLEKEGVLCEIIDLRTIVPLDVETILESVARTKRLLIVDEAYSMCGVGAEISAAVMEHAFEKLAAPVGRLHPDPVAQPFSPPLENEIVVSVDKIVAAAQAVVEGRPLLPRRLSGYDARLQRRTFAATELSATKSRPKPATVTPAEKPTASGVPIVMPNLDLTVTEATVVRWLKKIGDPVRLGEPIVEVETEKAVVPIESPTDGVLAAIFAGENAVVALTESLGTIQPA; translated from the coding sequence ATGAAATCAGCCGTCATCTCCACATCCGCGCCAACCAGTCCAGCACCCGCGACTTGTCTCGCGCTTTACGAGCAAATGGTCTTGATCCGGCACTTCGAACTCGCCGCGCAAAAACAATACAAGGCCGGACGGATGCCGGGTTTCATTCACCTTTATGTGGGTGAAGAAGCGGTGGCGGTCGGCGTCTGCGCGCATCTGCGGCGGGATGATTGGATTACGAGCACGCATCGCGGCCACGGCCACGCCATCGCCAAAGGCGTTGATCCGAAAATCGTGCTGGCGGAACTTTACGGCAAGGCAACCGGTTGCTGTGGCGGTCGCGGTGGGAGCATGCACCTTTACGATCCAAGTGTCGGATTATTCGGGACGAATGGCTTTGTCGGTGGCGGCATTCCCGCGACTGTTGGTGTCGGCCTTGGCGCCAAAGTGCGCAAGACGGATCAAGTATCGGTCGCCTTTTTCGGCGACGGCGCGACGAACCACGGCGCATTTCACGAGTCAGTCAATCTCGCCACCGCGCAGAACGCACCGGTCATTTTCGTGTGCGAAAACAATCTCTACGCCACCGCCACCCCACTGGCGTTGGCGACAAAAAATCCGGAGATCGCGAGTCGTGCCGCGGCCTACGGCCTGCCTGGAATCGCGGTGGACGGCAACGATGTGCTCGCGGTCTGGGAAGTCACGCGACAGGCGGTGGAACGCGCCCGGAGCGGCGGCGGGCCGACCTTGATCGAGGCCAAGACTTATCGCACGGTTGGACACCACGAAGGCGATCCGCTGGTCGGCACTTACCGCCAGCAGGACGAACTGGACGCCTGGAAAAACCGCTGCCCGATTCTGCGGTTTGGAAAATGGCTGGTCGCCGAAGGACTGGCGACGAACGAGCAACTCCGAGAAATCGACGACCGCGTCACCAAACGCATTGAGGCTGCCGTGGAGTTCGCTGAATCCTCACCGTTGCCGGACGCAGCTACCGCCAACGATCATGTTTGGGCCAACCCGGTCAACCCGCCACTGCCATACGCAACCGCCGCTCAGCCCGCGCCCAAGACTGTTGAACAAAGCTGGCTCGAAGCTGTGCGTGATGGTTTAGCCGAAGAGATGCGGCGCGATCCCAACATCATTTACCTCGGCGAAGGCATCGGGGAACGCGGCGGCAGCTTTGCCCACACGAAAGGACTTTGGAAAGAGTTCGGCGCGCAACGAGTGATCGACACGCCGATTTGCGAACTCGGATTTACGGGCGCGGCAATCGGTGCCTCGGCCACCGGCAATCGAGCCGTCGCCGATCTGATGTTCATCGACTTTCTGTTTGAAGCGGCCAGCCAGGTCATTCAGCAGGCGGCCAAACTGCGCTACATGAGCAATGGACAAATCAGTGTGCCGATGATTGTGCGCGCCAGCATGGGCGCGATCAAGAACGCCGGGCCGCATCACAGCGGAACCTATTATCCAATTTGGGCGCATATTCCGGGGCTGATCGTCGTCGTGCCGTCGAATCCCGCCGATGCCAAGGGCCTCATCAAAACCGCACTTCGCTGTTCCGACCCGGTGATTTTTCTGGAGCACAAACTTCTTTTCGGCAGCAAGGGGCAGGTGCCAGTGGGCGAACACTTCGTCCCGTTTGGTCAGGCGGAGATTGTTCGTTCCGGAAAGGATCTGACGATTGTCACCTGTGGCGTGTTGGTACATCGCAGTCTCGAAGCAGCCACGTCCTTGGAGAAGGAAGGAGTTTTGTGCGAGATCATCGATCTGCGAACTATCGTGCCGCTGGATGTTGAAACTATTCTCGAAAGCGTCGCCAGAACGAAACGACTTTTGATTGTGGACGAGGCTTACTCGATGTGCGGTGTGGGCGCGGAGATTTCCGCTGCCGTAATGGAACACGCGTTCGAGAAACTCGCCGCGCCCGTGGGACGACTGCATCCAGACCCGGTGGCCCAACCTTTCAGCCCGCCGCTGGAAAACGAGATCGTTGTGTCCGTGGACAAAATTGTCGCGGCTGCTCAAGCCGTGGTTGAGGGACGACCGCTGCTGCCGCGACGATTGAGCGGCTACGATGCTCGTTTGCAAAGAAGAACTTTTGCGGCCACCGAGTTGTCGGCAACGAAGTCGCGCCCCAAACCGGCGACAGTGACACCCGCCGAAAAACCCACCGCCTCCGGTGTTCCCATCGTCATGCCCAACCTGGACCTGACTGTCACGGAGGCCACGGTTGTCCGCTGGCTGAAAAAAATTGGCGACCCAGTCAGGCTCGGCGAACCGATCGTCGAGGTGGAGACTGAGAAAGCCGTCGTTCCGATTGAGTCTCCGACTGATGGAGTTCTGGCAGCCATCTTTGCGGGAGAAAATGCAGTCGTGGCTTTGACGGAGTCGCTCGGCACCATTCAGCCTGCCTGA
- the ileS gene encoding isoleucine--tRNA ligase: MDYKSTLNLPRTDFPMKADLVAREPERLKKWESEKLYDKIQAARAGAEKFVLHDGPPFANGDVHIGTALNKILKDIIVKYKTLRGFSAPYVPGWDCHGLPIEFKVSQEMRKAGDTSADAATIRKACDAYARKYIDFQRTQFKRLGVLGDWDNPYLTLNKEYEADELRLFADIVEQGFVYRGKKPVYWSIPCRTALAEAEVEYQDHVSQSIFVKFPVVGEANTSIVIWTTTPWTLPANLAVAYNSTFSYSHIRAGDQTYIVSTMLLSTVAEKCGWGGYEIIRSLTGDQLKQIEYHHPFCNRTGKLFAGDSFVDNSTGTGFVHIAPGHGLDDYNLGRQNGLPIYSPVDDDGCFAYTNELPVEQQMPAEMIGKAILEKHGESDANRAVLHELRVRNVLLHQENYHHSYPHCWRSKTPIIFRAMDQWFVRIDHVAADVRRLTSKSEIRNPKSEIDQSLVTSAATFRQEALAEIDRVQWIPDWGVNRIKSAVQSRPDWCISRQRSWGVPIPAFYDAKGEPILDAQIVRNAADLIEKHGSNVWFEKSVSELWSLVKPKDWKGAEAVTKSNDTLDVWIDSGSSSRAVLMRRPELNHSTLNSQPSTNSWQADMYLEGSDQHRGWFQSSLLLSLAGNGAAPYKTVLTHGFMVDADREKISKSRQAHGVYEKPQTAEAYVKKYGADIVRLWVASQDFRNDITVSEERINKVAETYRGIRNALRYQISNLYDFDPAKHTVADDKLTGLDRWVLSEFSKLESEVIAAYDKYEFHVVYQKISQFIAVELSSIYHDVIKDRLYTDAADSHRRRSTQSALHRLVTGLCQMLAPILAFTADEAWDFVPSKAVPSIHQQTWHPNQFERPETERELWEKLFKLREHTLDGLEGARQGKAIGKSLEAEVELEGSPTVIEALIPHAASMKEMLNVSELKLVSRDCPPVEGRNDAPTVLVFHARGQKCERCWHWETDVGKHPEHPTICGRCVEAVKQIETG; this comes from the coding sequence ATGGACTACAAGAGCACATTGAATCTGCCGCGCACCGACTTTCCCATGAAAGCCGATCTGGTCGCGCGCGAACCGGAACGCTTGAAGAAATGGGAGAGCGAAAAACTTTACGACAAAATCCAGGCTGCGCGCGCCGGTGCGGAGAAATTTGTTCTCCACGACGGCCCACCTTTCGCCAATGGCGATGTGCACATCGGCACGGCGCTGAACAAAATCCTCAAGGACATCATCGTCAAATACAAGACACTCCGTGGTTTCAGCGCGCCCTACGTTCCGGGCTGGGATTGTCACGGCCTGCCGATTGAATTTAAAGTTTCTCAAGAAATGCGGAAGGCTGGCGACACCAGTGCCGACGCGGCGACGATCCGCAAAGCCTGCGACGCTTATGCCCGCAAATACATCGACTTTCAACGCACGCAGTTTAAGCGCCTCGGCGTGCTCGGCGATTGGGACAATCCCTACCTGACGCTGAACAAGGAGTACGAGGCCGACGAACTTCGTTTGTTCGCCGACATCGTCGAGCAAGGATTTGTTTATCGCGGCAAGAAACCGGTGTATTGGAGCATCCCCTGCCGCACCGCGCTCGCCGAGGCCGAAGTGGAATACCAGGACCACGTCAGCCAGAGCATCTTCGTCAAGTTCCCGGTCGTCGGCGAGGCGAACACTTCCATCGTCATCTGGACGACAACACCGTGGACGTTGCCCGCCAATCTCGCCGTCGCTTACAATTCCACCTTCAGCTACTCGCACATCCGCGCCGGCGATCAAACTTACATTGTCTCGACAATGTTGTTGTCCACCGTTGCCGAGAAGTGCGGCTGGGGCGGTTACGAAATCATCCGCAGCCTGACCGGCGATCAACTCAAGCAGATCGAATATCACCATCCCTTTTGCAATCGCACGGGAAAACTGTTCGCTGGCGACTCGTTTGTCGATAACAGCACCGGCACCGGTTTCGTCCATATCGCGCCTGGTCACGGCCTGGACGATTACAATCTCGGTCGTCAAAATGGCCTGCCGATTTATTCGCCCGTTGATGACGATGGTTGCTTCGCTTACACGAACGAATTGCCGGTTGAACAACAGATGCCCGCCGAGATGATCGGCAAAGCCATTCTCGAAAAGCACGGCGAGAGCGACGCCAACCGCGCCGTGCTGCACGAACTGCGCGTCCGCAATGTCCTGTTGCACCAGGAAAATTATCATCACAGCTACCCGCACTGCTGGCGCAGCAAGACGCCGATCATCTTCCGGGCGATGGACCAGTGGTTCGTGCGAATTGACCATGTAGCAGCCGACGTAAGGAGGCTCACTTCAAAATCCGAAATCCGAAATCCGAAATCCGAAATTGATCAGAGCCTCGTCACCTCGGCTGCTACGTTCCGTCAAGAGGCTCTTGCCGAGATTGACCGCGTCCAATGGATTCCTGATTGGGGCGTGAATCGCATCAAAAGCGCCGTGCAATCGCGTCCCGATTGGTGCATCTCGCGTCAACGCAGTTGGGGCGTGCCGATCCCGGCATTCTATGACGCGAAAGGCGAACCCATCCTTGACGCGCAGATTGTCAGAAACGCCGCCGACCTCATCGAGAAACATGGCTCCAACGTTTGGTTCGAGAAATCCGTGAGCGAACTCTGGTCGCTCGTGAAACCGAAAGACTGGAAAGGAGCGGAAGCCGTCACCAAATCCAACGACACGCTGGACGTGTGGATTGATTCGGGTTCGTCGTCGCGCGCAGTCTTGATGCGTCGCCCGGAATTGAATCACTCAACTCTCAACTCTCAACCCTCAACCAATTCCTGGCAGGCCGACATGTATCTCGAAGGTTCGGACCAGCATCGCGGCTGGTTTCAATCATCGCTGCTGCTCTCGCTGGCTGGCAACGGTGCCGCGCCTTACAAGACCGTGCTCACCCACGGCTTCATGGTCGATGCCGACCGCGAAAAGATTTCCAAGAGCAGACAGGCGCATGGCGTCTATGAAAAACCGCAGACCGCCGAAGCTTACGTGAAGAAGTACGGCGCTGACATCGTGCGCCTTTGGGTCGCCTCGCAGGATTTCCGCAACGACATCACCGTCAGCGAGGAACGCATCAACAAGGTGGCCGAGACCTATCGCGGCATCCGTAATGCGCTGCGCTACCAGATCTCCAACCTCTACGACTTCGATCCCGCGAAGCACACCGTGGCCGACGACAAGTTGACTGGTCTCGACCGCTGGGTTCTCAGCGAGTTCTCGAAGCTTGAGAGCGAAGTCATTGCGGCTTACGACAAATACGAATTCCACGTCGTTTATCAGAAGATCAGTCAGTTCATTGCGGTCGAACTTTCCTCGATTTACCACGACGTCATCAAAGACCGGCTCTACACCGACGCGGCCGATTCGCACCGCCGCCGCTCGACTCAGAGCGCGCTGCATCGGCTTGTAACGGGCCTGTGCCAGATGCTCGCGCCGATTCTGGCGTTTACGGCGGATGAGGCTTGGGACTTCGTGCCTAGTAAAGCTGTTCCATCCATCCACCAACAGACATGGCACCCGAATCAGTTTGAACGGCCCGAAACAGAACGGGAGCTCTGGGAGAAATTGTTCAAACTGCGTGAACATACCCTTGATGGTTTGGAGGGTGCCCGACAAGGAAAAGCCATTGGAAAGTCGCTAGAGGCAGAGGTTGAACTTGAAGGTTCACCGACTGTCATCGAGGCTCTGATACCACATGCCGCGAGTATGAAAGAAATGCTAAATGTTTCCGAACTCAAGCTTGTCTCCAGAGACTGCCCTCCTGTCGAAGGACGAAATGACGCTCCGACTGTTCTTGTGTTTCACGCACGCGGCCAGAAATGCGAGCGCTGCTGGCATTGGGAAACGGATGTTGGCAAGCACCCGGAGCATCCGACGATTTGCGGTCGCTGCGTCGAGGCTGTAAAGCAGATCGAGACTGGGTAG
- a CDS encoding MFS transporter: MPPAIATFFDPERTRRKIAWRILPFVFILYIISYLDRANVAFAKLNMSEDLKFSEAVFGFGAGIFFIGYLVLEIPGALIVEHWSARKWFARILITWGCCTVLVGLVRTPFQFYAARFLLGVAEAGFFPGLIVYFTHWFRSRDRARALSGMIMAIPFGLALGAPVSALILQVDWFGLAGWRWVFILEGLPAVLFGVITLFYLTDFPREAKWLEQREREWITAELETEKQKKKALGRITVWQALRQRNVWFLALALCAANAGGYAFGFWLPTTIKKASGFSASAAAAWTALPYACGLIAMYLAGRSSDRTGERKLHTAIGQAMTAIFLALSTMPGQSFPLVMFWLCLTGAAAYSWPPPFWVLPTMTLTESAAAASIGLINSIGNLGGFIGPYVFGWLRDGGFSHNASLLFLASCYLLAAILVLAVRVRPEVVQKNN; the protein is encoded by the coding sequence ATGCCTCCTGCCATCGCGACATTTTTCGACCCTGAGCGGACGCGGAGGAAGATCGCGTGGCGGATTCTGCCGTTCGTCTTCATTCTCTACATCATCTCGTACCTGGATCGCGCCAACGTGGCATTCGCCAAGTTGAACATGTCGGAGGATCTCAAGTTCTCGGAAGCGGTCTTTGGTTTCGGCGCGGGCATTTTTTTCATCGGTTATCTGGTCTTGGAAATTCCCGGCGCACTGATCGTGGAACATTGGAGCGCGCGGAAATGGTTTGCGCGGATTCTCATCACGTGGGGATGTTGCACGGTGCTGGTCGGGTTGGTGCGAACTCCATTTCAATTTTACGCCGCGCGGTTTCTCCTGGGTGTTGCGGAAGCCGGATTTTTTCCGGGTCTCATTGTTTACTTCACGCATTGGTTCAGAAGCCGCGACCGGGCGCGGGCGCTCTCCGGCATGATCATGGCGATTCCGTTTGGACTGGCGCTGGGCGCGCCGGTGTCGGCGCTGATCCTGCAAGTGGACTGGTTCGGACTGGCCGGTTGGCGTTGGGTGTTTATTCTGGAAGGTCTGCCGGCCGTGTTGTTCGGCGTCATCACGCTTTTTTATCTGACGGATTTTCCCCGCGAGGCAAAATGGCTTGAGCAGCGCGAACGCGAATGGATCACCGCCGAACTGGAAACTGAGAAGCAAAAGAAGAAAGCGCTCGGGCGCATCACTGTCTGGCAGGCTTTGCGTCAGCGCAACGTCTGGTTTCTCGCGCTTGCGCTCTGTGCCGCCAACGCTGGTGGCTATGCGTTTGGTTTCTGGCTGCCAACAACGATCAAGAAAGCTTCGGGTTTCTCCGCTTCGGCAGCGGCGGCGTGGACGGCGTTGCCTTATGCCTGCGGGCTGATTGCGATGTATCTGGCGGGACGATCTTCTGACCGCACTGGCGAACGGAAGCTGCACACGGCCATCGGACAGGCGATGACGGCGATTTTTTTGGCGCTAAGCACGATGCCGGGACAGTCCTTTCCGCTGGTCATGTTCTGGCTTTGCCTGACGGGCGCTGCGGCGTACTCCTGGCCGCCGCCATTTTGGGTGCTGCCAACGATGACGTTGACCGAATCCGCCGCTGCCGCGTCGATTGGCCTCATCAATTCCATCGGAAATCTGGGTGGGTTCATCGGGCCTTATGTGTTTGGCTGGTTGCGAGACGGCGGATTCTCTCATAACGCCAGCCTGCTTTTTCTTGCGTCCTGTTACCTGCTGGCAGCGATCCTGGTGCTGGCCGTTCGCGTGCGGCCTGAAGTTGTGCAAAAAAATAACTGA
- a CDS encoding TIGR00730 family Rossman fold protein codes for MIRSERPPGDPELKRRIQELIAYKGGGHNHDHVEDIIESALKLLTDVEDRGDVRVIQTAIRELRYAFKLFAPYAGVRKVTIFGSARTLPSKTEYQQAVDLGRKIVKAGFMVITGAGPGIMQAGHEGAGPEKSFGVNIRLPWEQGANPIIQDDKKLINFKYFFTRKLIFVRHSDAIALFPGGFGTMDESYEALTLMQTGKSQLMPLVLIEKPGGTYWKTWDKNVREHLLRNQLISSDDLHLYHITDDTDQAVNIITRFYRNFHSSRFVKDLFVIRLKHAPSPSAIESMNEDFADIIAGEKIKLIEATPEEKEDEDEVKLPRIGFGFDRRHYGRLRQLIDVLNGL; via the coding sequence ATGATCAGATCGGAAAGACCGCCGGGTGACCCGGAATTGAAGCGTCGCATCCAGGAACTCATCGCTTACAAAGGCGGCGGCCATAACCACGACCACGTCGAGGACATCATTGAAAGTGCGTTGAAGCTGCTGACCGATGTGGAAGACCGCGGCGACGTGCGCGTGATTCAAACGGCGATTCGTGAATTGCGCTATGCCTTCAAACTCTTTGCGCCTTATGCCGGCGTGCGCAAGGTGACGATCTTCGGTTCGGCGCGCACGCTGCCCAGCAAGACGGAGTATCAACAGGCGGTGGATCTGGGGCGCAAGATTGTCAAGGCCGGCTTCATGGTCATCACCGGCGCCGGGCCGGGGATCATGCAGGCTGGACACGAAGGCGCCGGCCCGGAAAAGAGCTTCGGCGTCAACATCCGGCTGCCGTGGGAACAAGGCGCCAATCCCATCATTCAAGACGACAAGAAACTGATCAACTTCAAATACTTTTTCACGCGCAAGCTGATTTTCGTGCGGCATTCGGATGCCATCGCCCTTTTTCCCGGCGGCTTCGGCACGATGGATGAAAGTTACGAGGCGTTGACACTGATGCAAACCGGCAAGAGCCAGTTGATGCCGCTGGTGCTGATCGAGAAACCCGGCGGCACTTACTGGAAAACGTGGGACAAGAACGTCCGCGAACATCTCCTGCGCAACCAGCTCATCTCATCGGATGACCTCCACCTGTATCACATCACCGATGACACGGACCAGGCAGTGAACATCATCACCCGCTTTTATCGCAACTTTCACTCCAGCCGTTTTGTGAAAGATCTGTTCGTCATCCGCCTCAAACATGCGCCATCACCTTCAGCCATCGAATCGATGAACGAAGATTTTGCCGACATCATCGCCGGCGAGAAGATCAAACTCATCGAAGCCACGCCGGAAGAAAAAGAGGATGAAGATGAGGTGAAGCTGCCGCGCATTGGATTCGGATTTGACCGCCGCCATTACGGCCGACTGCGCCAGTTGATTGATGTGTTGAACGGGTTGTAA
- a CDS encoding ABC transporter permease encodes MRSKKRTILFAEARESFRMAMNALTSHKLRSALTLLGVLVGVFSIIVVMTAMRVMQTSIEADLSRLGSYTFVVRKWPGIYFGGPEGFEKFWRRKSITLAQCLQVQERATLAGSVGLETWFWGGQAVSRYEKTPPNVEFSGATPGTFPAKNWTVADGRALLDSDVDSEHDVCVLGNSLSKILFPFGSAIGEQVKFDGINYTVIGVLESRGLMLGGNQDNFAVIPITTGLRRYGHQPWRSLSILVQAQSQELYDDTVEQVRGIMRVIRKVPPGKEDDFEIFSNDSMIAQFKSFTLTVRMGVAVISSIALIAAGIGIMNIMLVSVTERTREIGIRRAVGAKKRNIMVQFIMEAVVLCEVGGALGVLLGILGGNATAFFLKLPPVIPFDWAVIGLLICSLVGIIFGTYPAYKAANLDPIESLRYE; translated from the coding sequence ATGAGATCGAAAAAGAGAACCATCCTGTTCGCGGAAGCGCGCGAAAGTTTTCGCATGGCGATGAACGCGCTCACGTCGCACAAACTGCGTTCAGCGCTGACCTTGCTGGGCGTGCTGGTGGGCGTGTTTTCTATCATCGTGGTGATGACGGCGATGCGCGTGATGCAGACCAGCATCGAAGCGGATTTGAGCCGGTTGGGAAGTTACACGTTCGTGGTGCGGAAGTGGCCGGGCATTTATTTCGGCGGACCGGAAGGCTTTGAAAAATTCTGGCGGCGCAAGAGTATCACGCTCGCTCAATGCCTGCAGGTGCAGGAACGGGCAACACTTGCGGGCAGCGTGGGACTGGAAACCTGGTTTTGGGGCGGGCAGGCGGTTTCGCGTTACGAAAAAACCCCGCCCAACGTCGAATTTTCCGGTGCCACGCCGGGAACTTTCCCTGCGAAGAACTGGACTGTGGCCGATGGCCGTGCCCTTTTGGATTCAGACGTGGACAGCGAACACGACGTTTGCGTGCTCGGCAACAGTCTGTCCAAGATACTGTTTCCATTCGGTTCCGCCATTGGCGAACAGGTGAAGTTTGACGGCATCAACTACACGGTTATCGGCGTGTTGGAATCGCGCGGCTTGATGCTGGGCGGCAATCAGGACAACTTCGCCGTCATTCCCATCACCACCGGTTTGCGGCGCTATGGTCACCAGCCGTGGCGGAGCTTGTCGATTCTCGTTCAGGCGCAAAGCCAGGAACTCTACGATGACACCGTCGAACAGGTGCGCGGAATCATGCGCGTGATCCGCAAGGTGCCGCCGGGCAAGGAGGACGATTTTGAAATCTTTTCCAATGATTCGATGATCGCCCAGTTCAAATCCTTCACGTTGACGGTGCGCATGGGCGTGGCGGTGATTAGTTCGATTGCGTTGATCGCCGCCGGCATCGGCATCATGAACATCATGCTCGTTTCGGTGACGGAACGGACGCGCGAGATCGGCATCCGCCGGGCTGTCGGCGCCAAAAAGCGCAACATCATGGTACAATTCATCATGGAAGCCGTGGTGCTCTGCGAAGTCGGCGGCGCGCTGGGCGTGTTGCTCGGCATTCTCGGCGGAAACGCCACCGCATTTTTTCTGAAACTGCCGCCCGTGATTCCCTTCGACTGGGCGGTGATCGGCCTGTTGATCTGTTCGCTCGTCGGCATCATCTTCGGCACCTATCCCGCCTACAAAGCGGCGAACCTCGACCCGATTGAATCGTTGCGTTACGAGTGA
- a CDS encoding NAD(P)-dependent oxidoreductase, giving the protein MKPTVLVTGGSGFIGTWVIAELLRRECRVVVYDLTDGGKKWRHLVGSSANEVTFVGGDILDAKVLGASFDDHPITNVIHLVGLLTPACQQDPYRGFEINVLGTTRIFELIRERKSQIQGVAYASSIAVYGSAGNDPTSVESVSDGGNAALEPLTFYGAFKRANELIARQYWLHFGIPSVGLRPPLVYGWGRETGLTAGPTLAARAVATGEPFAVSFCGPANFGYVEDSACAFVRAALEIKQGAHTVDVPGEVSTVEEIVSLLKRIEPSAASRLSIAGPPLPYPATPSHHGIEKLFPDWRTTSLEYGFRRTIDLYRKNQAG; this is encoded by the coding sequence ATGAAACCAACTGTTCTTGTCACCGGCGGCAGCGGATTTATCGGCACGTGGGTCATCGCTGAATTGCTGCGACGCGAATGCCGGGTCGTCGTCTATGATCTCACCGACGGCGGGAAGAAGTGGCGACACCTTGTCGGATCATCGGCAAACGAAGTGACATTCGTGGGCGGTGATATTCTGGATGCAAAAGTGCTGGGCGCGTCGTTTGATGACCATCCGATTACCAATGTCATTCATCTCGTCGGCCTGCTCACGCCCGCCTGCCAGCAGGATCCGTATCGCGGTTTTGAAATCAACGTCCTGGGCACGACGCGAATCTTTGAGTTGATCCGCGAACGGAAGTCACAGATTCAAGGCGTGGCCTACGCCAGTTCGATTGCGGTTTACGGCAGCGCGGGGAACGATCCAACCAGTGTGGAGAGCGTTTCAGATGGAGGAAACGCCGCGCTCGAACCGCTCACGTTTTACGGCGCGTTCAAGCGGGCCAACGAATTGATCGCCCGGCAATACTGGTTGCACTTCGGAATCCCATCCGTGGGACTGCGTCCGCCGCTGGTGTATGGCTGGGGACGCGAGACGGGTTTGACGGCCGGGCCGACGCTGGCCGCGCGCGCCGTTGCCACTGGCGAACCTTTTGCGGTCAGCTTTTGCGGCCCGGCTAATTTCGGATACGTGGAGGATTCGGCGTGTGCTTTTGTGCGCGCGGCTTTGGAAATCAAGCAAGGCGCTCATACCGTGGATGTGCCGGGCGAAGTTTCCACGGTGGAAGAAATTGTCAGCTTGTTGAAGCGTATTGAACCGAGTGCTGCCTCCCGCCTTTCCATCGCCGGTCCACCGTTGCCATATCCAGCAACTCCGAGTCATCATGGCATCGAAAAATTGTTTCCAGATTGGCGAACCACTTCGCTGGAATACGGCTTCCGGCGCACGATTGATCTCTATCGGAAGAATCAGGCAGGCTGA